Proteins co-encoded in one uncultured Draconibacterium sp. genomic window:
- a CDS encoding GH92 family glycosyl hydrolase — MMRKRKYLLVFCFAGILQLAATAQNHQFVNPLIGSEGLGNVFIGPSCPYGMIKPGPDNDLHANSGYSADTSRAIYGFSQVHVSGTGGGAKYGNVSVMPFSGDFESITQESPRSNEIVKLGYYSTLLKKWNINTQITTSDRAAFYQFAFSHDNENAIKIDLGRYLDETNIPNGRETQQFVGSQVEVVSDFEVRGYTKVRGGWNNGSAYTVYFAAVFDQPFSSFSTWKNQTFYPGQYTQVDDGSKTGALLFFDALKDNTVNMKIGISFISSLKAKQNIDNEIPHWQFEKELAETQQKWEDILQRVEIDKNTSNEYKTMFYTALYHTMLMPVNRTGENPLWENDGPYYDDFYAIWDTYRSSSPLITLLDPSRQTDIVNALIGIYNHEGYMPDARSGNCNGRTQGGSNAEVVIADAFVKKLEGINYKSALKAMLKDAMFPPGGNEEKEGRGGLVDYNSLGYVSTNYVRSGNRTVEYAYNDYCLATVAKGTKRKGEYWRFIKQADNWQNLWRDIEDNGSQGFIMPKDANGNWVDSIQCNANNGKIEYIRYTPLAQDWPNCVCWWCGVFYEASSWEYSLSIPHDVAMLVKKSGGNEAFLKRLNTFFNQGFYNVANEPSFLSPNLYHWIGRPDLSNARIHKIIDENYSSNNDGIPGNDDSGAMSSWLAFHMMGLYPNAGQSYYLINAPYFRKAVVHQPNGADFTIRAPKISTQNKYIQSATLNGHPYHKAWIEHSDIVKGGELVLEMGDEPSNEWGTSMVPPSKSDINFVQK, encoded by the coding sequence ATGATGAGAAAAAGAAAATATCTTTTAGTGTTCTGTTTTGCGGGCATTTTACAATTGGCGGCAACAGCGCAAAATCATCAATTTGTAAATCCGCTTATTGGTTCCGAAGGACTGGGGAATGTTTTTATTGGTCCTTCGTGTCCTTACGGAATGATAAAACCCGGTCCCGATAATGATTTACATGCCAACAGCGGATATTCTGCCGATACAAGTCGGGCAATCTACGGTTTTAGCCAGGTTCATGTTAGCGGCACAGGTGGAGGTGCAAAATACGGAAATGTTTCGGTAATGCCTTTTTCGGGCGATTTTGAATCAATAACACAAGAATCACCTCGCAGCAACGAAATTGTAAAACTGGGGTATTATTCTACCTTGTTAAAAAAGTGGAATATCAATACCCAAATTACTACTTCTGACAGAGCGGCTTTTTACCAATTCGCATTTAGCCACGATAATGAAAATGCAATAAAAATAGACCTCGGCAGGTATTTGGATGAGACAAACATTCCGAACGGGCGCGAAACCCAGCAATTTGTTGGTTCGCAAGTAGAAGTTGTTTCTGATTTCGAAGTGCGTGGTTACACTAAAGTCCGTGGCGGATGGAACAATGGCAGCGCCTATACGGTTTATTTCGCGGCAGTCTTCGATCAGCCTTTCAGTAGTTTCTCAACATGGAAAAATCAAACATTCTATCCCGGACAGTATACACAGGTTGACGACGGAAGTAAAACCGGAGCCCTGCTATTCTTTGATGCATTAAAAGACAATACGGTTAACATGAAAATCGGTATTTCATTTATCAGCAGCTTAAAGGCGAAGCAAAATATCGATAATGAAATACCACACTGGCAGTTTGAAAAAGAACTGGCCGAAACACAACAAAAATGGGAAGACATTTTACAACGGGTTGAAATCGACAAGAATACATCGAATGAATACAAAACCATGTTTTACACCGCTTTGTATCATACCATGTTAATGCCGGTTAACCGCACCGGAGAAAATCCTTTGTGGGAAAACGACGGCCCGTATTACGATGATTTTTACGCGATATGGGATACCTATCGCTCATCAAGCCCGTTAATAACACTTCTCGACCCTTCCCGCCAAACAGACATTGTAAATGCTTTGATCGGAATTTATAATCACGAAGGTTACATGCCCGATGCCCGAAGCGGAAATTGTAACGGAAGAACTCAAGGTGGTTCTAATGCCGAAGTGGTTATTGCCGATGCTTTTGTAAAAAAATTAGAAGGAATAAATTATAAATCGGCGCTTAAAGCCATGTTGAAAGATGCTATGTTTCCTCCGGGCGGAAATGAAGAAAAGGAAGGGCGCGGCGGCCTTGTCGATTATAATAGTTTGGGGTACGTGTCAACCAATTATGTGCGCTCAGGCAACCGCACAGTAGAATATGCTTATAACGATTATTGCCTGGCTACGGTAGCAAAAGGCACAAAACGCAAAGGGGAATACTGGAGATTTATTAAACAGGCCGATAACTGGCAAAACCTTTGGCGCGACATTGAAGACAACGGCTCGCAAGGGTTTATTATGCCCAAAGATGCCAACGGGAATTGGGTTGACAGCATACAATGCAATGCCAACAACGGAAAAATTGAATATATAAGATATACGCCTCTGGCACAAGATTGGCCAAATTGTGTATGTTGGTGGTGTGGTGTTTTTTACGAAGCCAGTTCGTGGGAATATTCACTGTCGATACCACACGATGTAGCAATGCTGGTAAAAAAATCCGGGGGCAATGAAGCTTTTTTAAAAAGACTGAATACTTTTTTTAACCAGGGCTTCTACAACGTAGCCAACGAACCTTCGTTTTTAAGTCCAAATTTATACCACTGGATTGGACGACCGGATTTAAGCAACGCCCGAATTCATAAAATAATTGATGAAAACTACAGCAGTAATAATGATGGCATTCCGGGAAACGATGACTCAGGAGCCATGTCATCCTGGCTGGCTTTTCATATGATGGGACTTTACCCTAACGCCGGACAATCGTATTATTTAATAAATGCGCCTTACTTCCGCAAAGCGGTTGTTCACCAGCCTAACGGAGCAGATTTTACAATTCGGGCTCCAAAAATATCTACACAAAATAAATACATACAATCGGCAACACTTAACGGACACCCGTACCACAAAGCCTGGATTGAACACAGCGATATTGTAAAAGGGGGAGAACTAGTTTTGGAAATGGGTGATGAACCGTCCAACGAGTGGGGAACATCAATGGTACCTCCTTCAAAATCAGATATAAACTTTGTTCAGAAATAG
- a CDS encoding alpha-N-acetylglucosaminidase, whose amino-acid sequence MKRYLNNILLLLPILFGFMACTNSKSNLPSSPEEGLIQRILPEYASHFVVEMDSVGSDDWFEIESVNNKIVLRGNNGVSIASALYYYLKEYANCQITWNGTNLNLPEELPTVPEKVHKDSPYEYRYYLNYCTFNYSMSWWDWKRWEKEIDWMALHGINMPLAITGEEYIWDQVYRSFGFTDEDLDPFFSGPSYFSWFWMGNLDGWGGPLPMSWKESHRDLQQKILQRQRELGMKPVLPAFTGHVPASFKKHFPDANLKQTNWGNDFEDTFILDADDPLFAEIGKKFLEVQKEIYGTDHLYSADTFNENEPPSDDPQYLSELSSKVFEGMKAADPDAVWVMQGWLFYSHRDFWKEPQIKGLLGAVPDDRMIILDLASEIEPIWKCTEAFYGKQWIWNMLHNFGGNISMFGRIENVATHPAEALNDSTSGKMKGIGLTMEGIEQNPVLYELMTDNTWRNTPIDLKEWLKSYIENRYGETNNELEKAWDILVETAYNGKTIRDGAESIIVSRPTFEGYRRWARTKLNYAPVDLLPAWDLFVEQIPVCGQSDGFQYDLVDLTRQVLANYALPVQQQITLAYQRNNKEDFEKYSTEFIELIDDMDRLLATRKDFLLGPWIADARSWGETEEEKALYEQNARDLITLWGGANNRLHEYSNRQWSGLFNDFYKPRWEQFFADVKDDWGEFDQDKFDEKIKQWEWNWVLERKDFPVEVSGSSTEIVAELHRKYRERIAPLTEIQPEIKYNY is encoded by the coding sequence ATGAAAAGATATTTAAATAACATTTTACTTCTGCTGCCAATATTATTCGGCTTTATGGCTTGCACGAATAGCAAAAGTAACCTGCCATCATCGCCTGAAGAGGGGTTGATTCAACGAATATTGCCTGAGTATGCTTCCCATTTTGTGGTAGAAATGGATAGTGTCGGCAGCGATGACTGGTTTGAAATTGAGTCGGTAAACAACAAAATTGTTTTGCGCGGTAACAACGGGGTTTCCATTGCATCGGCATTGTATTACTACTTAAAAGAATACGCCAATTGCCAGATTACCTGGAACGGCACAAACCTGAATCTTCCGGAAGAACTTCCAACAGTTCCTGAAAAGGTTCATAAAGATAGCCCTTACGAATACCGTTACTACTTAAACTATTGCACGTTTAATTACAGCATGAGCTGGTGGGATTGGAAGCGTTGGGAAAAAGAAATCGACTGGATGGCTTTACACGGTATTAACATGCCTCTGGCCATTACCGGCGAAGAGTACATTTGGGATCAGGTATATCGTTCGTTTGGTTTTACCGACGAAGATCTTGATCCGTTTTTTAGCGGGCCTTCCTATTTTTCGTGGTTTTGGATGGGAAACCTCGATGGTTGGGGTGGCCCATTACCAATGAGCTGGAAAGAAAGCCACCGCGATTTGCAGCAGAAAATACTTCAGCGCCAACGCGAACTGGGAATGAAACCTGTTCTTCCGGCATTTACGGGGCATGTACCCGCATCGTTTAAAAAACATTTTCCCGATGCCAACCTCAAACAAACCAACTGGGGAAACGACTTTGAAGACACTTTTATTCTGGATGCCGACGATCCGCTTTTTGCCGAAATCGGAAAAAAATTTCTGGAAGTTCAAAAGGAGATATACGGAACCGATCACCTGTATTCGGCCGATACCTTTAACGAAAATGAACCGCCTTCTGACGACCCCCAGTACTTATCGGAACTAAGCAGCAAAGTTTTTGAGGGAATGAAAGCGGCCGACCCCGATGCTGTTTGGGTTATGCAGGGCTGGTTGTTTTACAGTCACCGCGACTTCTGGAAAGAACCACAAATAAAAGGTTTACTGGGCGCTGTTCCTGATGACCGGATGATTATTTTGGATTTGGCCTCAGAGATTGAACCGATTTGGAAATGCACCGAAGCATTTTACGGCAAACAGTGGATTTGGAACATGCTTCACAACTTCGGCGGAAACATAAGCATGTTTGGCCGTATCGAGAACGTGGCGACTCATCCTGCTGAAGCTTTAAATGATTCTACTTCTGGGAAAATGAAAGGAATTGGTTTAACCATGGAGGGCATTGAACAGAACCCGGTTTTGTATGAATTAATGACGGACAATACCTGGCGAAATACACCGATTGACCTAAAAGAATGGTTGAAAAGTTACATCGAAAACCGCTACGGAGAAACTAATAACGAGCTTGAAAAAGCCTGGGATATTTTGGTTGAAACTGCCTATAATGGCAAAACAATACGCGATGGCGCTGAATCCATAATTGTGTCGCGCCCCACTTTTGAAGGTTACCGCCGTTGGGCGCGCACCAAACTAAATTATGCACCTGTAGATTTATTGCCAGCCTGGGATTTATTTGTAGAGCAAATCCCTGTATGTGGTCAGTCTGATGGATTTCAGTACGATTTGGTAGATCTCACTCGTCAGGTTTTGGCCAACTACGCTTTGCCGGTGCAACAGCAAATTACACTGGCTTACCAACGTAACAACAAAGAAGATTTTGAAAAATACAGCACCGAATTCATTGAGTTAATCGACGATATGGACAGATTGTTGGCAACCCGCAAAGACTTTTTACTGGGCCCCTGGATTGCCGATGCCCGAAGTTGGGGAGAAACCGAAGAAGAAAAAGCGTTGTACGAACAGAATGCCCGCGATCTGATTACGCTTTGGGGCGGAGCCAACAACCGTTTGCACGAATACAGCAATCGCCAGTGGAGCGGCTTGTTTAACGACTTTTATAAACCGCGTTGGGAACAGTTTTTTGCAGATGTAAAAGACGACTGGGGAGAATTTGATCAAGATAAATTCGACGAAAAAATAAAACAGTGGGAGTGGAACTGGGTACTCGAACGTAAAGATTTTCCGGTGGAAGTCAGTGGTAGTTCTACCGAAATTGTAGCCGAATTACACCGGAAATACCGCGAACGAATTGCTCCGTTAACCGAAATACAACCCGAAATAAAATACAATTACTAG
- a CDS encoding DUF5009 domain-containing protein, with translation MENSIQKKPERFLSLDVFRGLTIALMIVVNTPGTGAHLYPYLVHAKWFGFTLADLVFPSFLFAMGNAMSFSMLKMKNMPADKVWAKIIKRTVIIFLLGYLMYWFPFFKFGADGHFMWKPIAETRIMGVLQRIALCYFFASVIFYYLSEKAALIISGIILLAYWGILYIFGEPGTWLDMANNAASKFDLSVLGQGHIYKKDSIPFDPEGLLSTLPSIVNVLCGYMAGIFIQKKGKSFEGIAKLLMFAVGMIALAHWWNLVFPLSKKLWTSSFVLYTVGWDLAIMAVLVYAIELRKLKYGVQFFNVFGKNPLFIYLFSELFYITLRIIPVNKNQDAFEWVSEQIFQQIFPGPFGSFVTAIAYVMLCWALGWWLDKKRIYIKI, from the coding sequence ATGGAAAATAGCATTCAAAAAAAGCCCGAGCGCTTTCTATCGCTTGATGTTTTCAGAGGTTTAACCATTGCCTTAATGATTGTGGTTAACACGCCGGGAACAGGTGCACACCTTTATCCTTACCTGGTGCATGCTAAGTGGTTTGGCTTTACTCTGGCCGATTTGGTGTTTCCATCGTTCCTGTTTGCAATGGGAAATGCGATGAGCTTTTCGATGCTAAAGATGAAGAATATGCCGGCCGATAAGGTTTGGGCAAAAATTATAAAACGTACAGTAATTATCTTTCTTTTGGGGTACCTCATGTATTGGTTTCCGTTTTTTAAATTTGGCGCCGACGGGCATTTTATGTGGAAACCCATTGCCGAAACCCGAATAATGGGTGTTTTGCAACGAATAGCCTTGTGTTATTTCTTTGCTTCAGTTATTTTCTATTATCTCTCCGAGAAAGCAGCACTGATTATTTCGGGTATAATTTTGCTCGCCTATTGGGGGATTTTGTACATTTTTGGTGAACCGGGAACCTGGCTTGATATGGCAAATAACGCGGCATCAAAGTTCGATTTGTCGGTTTTAGGCCAGGGGCATATTTATAAAAAAGATAGCATTCCCTTCGATCCTGAAGGATTACTCAGCACTTTGCCTTCCATTGTAAATGTACTGTGTGGATATATGGCCGGAATTTTTATCCAGAAAAAAGGAAAATCATTCGAAGGTATTGCCAAACTATTAATGTTTGCCGTTGGAATGATTGCGCTGGCACATTGGTGGAACCTGGTTTTTCCGCTATCGAAAAAATTGTGGACAAGTTCTTTCGTACTTTACACCGTTGGCTGGGATTTGGCAATAATGGCCGTTTTGGTTTACGCTATCGAATTACGGAAACTAAAATACGGCGTTCAGTTTTTTAATGTTTTTGGGAAAAACCCACTGTTTATCTACCTATTCTCCGAGCTGTTTTATATTACACTTCGCATAATTCCTGTAAACAAAAATCAGGATGCTTTTGAGTGGGTAAGCGAACAGATCTTTCAGCAAATTTTCCCCGGACCTTTTGGTTCGTTTGTAACAGCCATTGCTTATGTTATGCTATGTTGGGCGCTCGGATGGTGGTTGGATAAAAAACGTATTTATATAAAAATATAG
- a CDS encoding glycoside hydrolase family protein, translated as MKMTNKLCLNTYALLLGLLFSIQINAQIKERERPEKWNQLVEGGRFLDRFMPISPLGKLTTQIWGAPGVIPRYTDNGIEDSAWSYWGGNILKGDDGKYHLFVCRWPENSAKGHGEWPNSEVVHAVADNTMGPFKVHEVVGKGHNPEAYRMKDGRYIIYVIDGYYLADSINGPWKAGKFEFNPRDREIIEGLSNLSFVQREDGSFVMVCRGGGIWVSQDGVSPWQQVTSKRVYPDVDGRFEDPVIWRDNVQYNLIVNDWLGRIAFYLRSKDGVTWKVDPGEAYIPGIAVYTDSTNEDWFKYERIKIFQDDFRRPVQANFAVIDTLKGEDKPNDRHSSKNIGIPLNKGVLMTILNKKKIDKDTKTLRVKIEAEPGFNPLTDIDVSSLHFGAPEVVNFGGGCTASSTEPDGADLIVSFDAKNNGFRNDSFAAKLLGKYKNGKLLLGYARLPWVEYIEPILSARLPVLKVSNNLEVEVENFGQISSKKANLKVELINGQETDEIASVKIPGLKPFEKITLGMKCSTIPTKDAQLKISITYNGKTMESLTGTLKMD; from the coding sequence ATGAAAATGACGAACAAGCTCTGTTTAAACACATATGCATTGTTGTTGGGGCTGCTGTTTTCAATACAAATAAATGCACAAATTAAGGAGAGGGAAAGGCCTGAAAAATGGAATCAACTCGTTGAAGGAGGACGTTTTTTAGATCGTTTTATGCCCATTTCTCCGCTTGGAAAATTGACAACACAGATCTGGGGTGCTCCGGGTGTTATTCCGCGTTATACCGATAACGGAATTGAAGACTCCGCCTGGTCGTATTGGGGAGGCAATATTTTAAAGGGCGACGATGGGAAATACCATTTGTTTGTTTGCCGCTGGCCCGAAAATTCGGCCAAAGGGCACGGAGAATGGCCAAACTCGGAAGTGGTACACGCAGTGGCCGATAACACAATGGGGCCTTTTAAGGTACACGAGGTAGTTGGAAAAGGGCATAACCCCGAAGCCTACCGCATGAAAGATGGGCGCTATATTATTTATGTAATTGATGGTTACTATCTTGCCGATAGTATTAACGGCCCATGGAAAGCCGGGAAGTTTGAATTTAATCCGCGCGACAGAGAAATAATCGAAGGGCTTTCAAATCTGTCGTTTGTTCAGCGCGAAGACGGTTCGTTTGTAATGGTTTGTCGTGGTGGCGGAATCTGGGTGAGCCAGGATGGTGTTTCGCCCTGGCAACAGGTAACTTCAAAACGGGTTTACCCCGATGTTGACGGCCGTTTTGAAGATCCGGTGATTTGGCGCGACAATGTACAATACAACCTGATTGTAAACGACTGGCTGGGGCGTATTGCTTTTTACCTGCGCTCGAAAGACGGAGTAACCTGGAAAGTTGATCCGGGTGAAGCATACATTCCCGGCATTGCGGTTTATACCGACAGTACAAACGAAGACTGGTTTAAATACGAACGTATCAAGATTTTTCAGGATGACTTCCGTCGCCCTGTTCAGGCCAATTTTGCGGTAATCGACACCCTAAAAGGCGAAGACAAACCCAACGACAGACATAGCTCAAAAAATATTGGTATTCCTTTAAATAAAGGAGTTTTAATGACCATTCTCAATAAAAAGAAGATTGACAAGGATACAAAAACTCTCCGCGTAAAAATAGAGGCAGAACCCGGTTTTAATCCACTAACCGATATTGATGTAAGTTCGCTGCATTTTGGCGCGCCCGAAGTGGTTAATTTTGGTGGTGGCTGCACGGCTTCTAGCACCGAACCGGATGGCGCTGATTTGATTGTGTCTTTTGACGCAAAAAACAACGGATTTAGAAACGATAGTTTTGCCGCTAAGTTATTGGGAAAATACAAAAACGGGAAATTACTTTTAGGATACGCACGTTTGCCGTGGGTTGAATACATTGAACCAATTTTATCAGCACGTTTACCAGTGTTAAAGGTCAGCAATAACCTTGAAGTTGAAGTGGAAAACTTTGGGCAAATCTCTTCGAAAAAGGCAAACTTAAAAGTTGAACTGATAAACGGACAGGAAACCGATGAAATTGCATCGGTAAAAATACCGGGCTTAAAACCATTCGAAAAAATAACGCTTGGCATGAAGTGCTCAACAATACCAACGAAGGATGCACAGCTAAAAATAAGCATTACGTACAACGGAAAAACGATGGAGTCCTTAACGGGAACATTGAAGATGGACTAA
- a CDS encoding glycosyl hydrolase 115 family protein → MIKTTYNFLTTCLIYMCLLAHANAQKKPEVSNFEIANPKVAVPVFVAEEEAKVVHLAAGMFANDVADISGQLPEIIRSVPNTKQQLIIAGTIGKSEWIEKLAADKKIDTSALIGKWESWTIKKVEQPFPGVNRALVVVGSDRRATAYGILELSRMMGVSPWKWWADTTPRKQAGIKLNIREKTYGSPSVKYRGLFINDEDWGLQPWAAKTFEPETGDIGPKTYAKIFELMLRLRANTLWPAMHDCTKAFYTIPGNAQMADDYAIVVGTSHCEPMLCNINVEWNSQAMGEWRYDVNANTIRSVFEDRAQQTSAFESIYTIGMRGKHDSPMDAKNLTKNDRIRLLEHVIADQRSILGNEKETDAAAVPQVFIPYKEVLDYYQNGLEVPEDVTLMWTDDNYGYIRQLSTPEERKRPGGAGIYYHASYWGRPHDYLWLSSANPMLIWEEMYKAYQLNARNMWVLNCGDIKPLEYNIELFMDMAWNMDVFNGTMDVQNHLKEWTGQLFGAENQDKLTELLLDYYRLCFIRRPEFMAWSQTEPVTKPKETGLTQIRYGDELSERLRDWEKLSAKVEMLQNEIPGYRQDAFYELVYYPVSGASLMNQKWLYHYKNNWAAQQGRTSASEYARRSAKAYEQIETETEYFNTELVNGKWKHIMDMAPRNLPVFSEPSFSLPAKPKNTGLGLALEGYEMEVNKDIPNAHSDVFPVLNSFLKDSVYVDVFLKGEGEINWKAVPKADWINLSVTSGKLATQQAEKRLWVNIDWNKVPKAKDTREPPLGHDYQLIPPSFKVNSSIDFVTEDTTISIGVSVFNPDIQELDGFNGFVEGNGYVSINAENFTKAKAGEDASWEIFRGLGYSGNVVSALPYNAKSLNDLSEIKNQSPVLEYDFYTFNSGTVEVRVQAIPTHPFYEGRSVRCAVAIDENEPVIVDFETVGRSEEWKQNVLKNAAVKSAQQEIDNAGKHKLKIWMVDPGVMLDQILIDLGGWKGSYAFPKETKCKN, encoded by the coding sequence ATGATAAAGACCACATATAATTTTCTTACAACTTGTCTTATTTACATGTGCTTGCTGGCTCATGCAAACGCGCAAAAAAAGCCTGAAGTAAGCAACTTTGAGATAGCAAACCCAAAGGTTGCAGTTCCTGTTTTTGTTGCTGAAGAAGAGGCAAAAGTAGTACATCTTGCTGCGGGGATGTTTGCAAACGATGTTGCTGATATTTCGGGGCAACTGCCTGAAATTATTCGCTCTGTTCCAAATACAAAACAGCAACTTATTATTGCAGGAACAATTGGAAAAAGCGAGTGGATTGAAAAACTGGCTGCTGATAAAAAAATAGATACTTCTGCATTAATAGGGAAATGGGAAAGCTGGACAATAAAGAAGGTAGAACAGCCTTTTCCCGGAGTTAACCGGGCGCTGGTAGTTGTTGGCAGTGATCGCCGCGCCACAGCTTACGGCATTCTTGAATTGTCGCGAATGATGGGGGTTTCGCCCTGGAAGTGGTGGGCTGATACAACACCTCGAAAACAGGCGGGAATTAAACTCAATATCAGGGAAAAAACTTACGGTTCGCCATCGGTAAAATACCGCGGCTTATTTATTAACGACGAAGACTGGGGGCTGCAACCCTGGGCTGCCAAAACTTTTGAACCCGAAACAGGAGATATTGGCCCTAAAACTTATGCAAAAATATTTGAACTGATGTTGCGCCTGAGGGCAAATACTTTGTGGCCCGCTATGCACGACTGTACTAAAGCTTTTTATACCATCCCCGGAAATGCGCAAATGGCCGACGATTATGCTATTGTTGTGGGGACGTCGCATTGCGAACCCATGCTTTGCAATATTAATGTTGAATGGAACAGTCAGGCGATGGGAGAATGGCGCTACGATGTGAATGCCAACACTATTCGCTCGGTATTTGAAGACCGTGCCCAACAAACTTCTGCCTTCGAAAGCATTTACACCATCGGAATGCGTGGGAAACACGACTCGCCGATGGATGCAAAGAACCTGACTAAAAACGATAGGATTAGGCTTTTGGAACATGTAATTGCTGACCAACGGAGTATTCTCGGAAACGAAAAGGAGACAGATGCAGCCGCTGTACCGCAGGTTTTTATTCCTTACAAGGAAGTGCTTGATTATTATCAGAATGGATTAGAGGTACCCGAAGACGTTACCCTGATGTGGACCGATGATAACTATGGCTATATCCGCCAGTTAAGCACACCCGAAGAGCGGAAACGACCGGGCGGAGCAGGCATATATTACCACGCTTCTTATTGGGGGCGTCCGCACGATTATCTTTGGCTGAGTTCAGCAAACCCGATGCTGATTTGGGAAGAAATGTACAAAGCCTACCAATTAAATGCACGTAACATGTGGGTGTTAAATTGTGGCGATATTAAACCGCTGGAATACAACATTGAGTTGTTTATGGATATGGCCTGGAACATGGATGTTTTTAACGGAACAATGGATGTCCAAAATCATTTGAAAGAGTGGACAGGACAATTGTTTGGTGCCGAAAATCAGGATAAACTCACAGAATTATTGCTCGATTATTATCGGCTATGTTTTATTCGTCGGCCTGAATTTATGGCCTGGAGCCAAACCGAACCTGTTACCAAACCAAAAGAAACCGGGCTTACACAAATCCGCTACGGAGATGAACTTAGCGAAAGACTCCGCGACTGGGAAAAGCTTTCAGCGAAGGTAGAAATGCTACAAAATGAAATTCCGGGCTATCGTCAGGATGCTTTTTATGAACTGGTGTATTATCCGGTAAGCGGTGCATCGCTGATGAACCAGAAGTGGTTGTACCATTACAAAAACAACTGGGCTGCCCAACAGGGAAGAACCAGTGCCAGCGAATATGCGCGGCGTTCGGCAAAGGCATACGAACAAATAGAAACGGAAACTGAATACTTTAACACAGAACTTGTAAATGGCAAGTGGAAACACATAATGGACATGGCTCCGCGAAACCTGCCTGTTTTTTCAGAACCCTCGTTTTCGTTGCCTGCAAAACCGAAAAATACGGGGTTGGGATTAGCACTCGAAGGCTATGAAATGGAGGTAAATAAAGATATCCCGAACGCCCATTCGGATGTTTTCCCTGTTTTAAACAGCTTCCTCAAAGATTCGGTTTATGTCGATGTCTTTCTGAAAGGAGAAGGAGAGATTAACTGGAAAGCAGTTCCAAAAGCTGACTGGATTAACTTGTCAGTTACCAGTGGAAAATTAGCAACGCAACAGGCCGAAAAACGTTTGTGGGTAAACATCGACTGGAACAAAGTTCCAAAAGCAAAAGATACACGTGAACCACCGCTTGGTCACGATTATCAGCTAATTCCGCCATCTTTTAAAGTAAACAGTTCTATCGATTTTGTAACTGAAGATACTACCATAAGCATTGGCGTTTCTGTTTTTAATCCTGATATTCAGGAACTGGATGGTTTTAATGGTTTTGTTGAAGGTAATGGTTATGTTTCGATTAATGCCGAAAACTTTACCAAAGCAAAAGCAGGGGAAGATGCTTCGTGGGAGATTTTTAGAGGCTTGGGGTATTCGGGGAATGTAGTTTCTGCGCTGCCCTACAATGCAAAATCGCTTAACGATTTAAGTGAAATAAAGAACCAGAGTCCGGTGCTCGAATACGATTTTTACACTTTCAATTCAGGTACGGTAGAGGTACGTGTTCAGGCTATTCCAACGCATCCTTTTTACGAGGGAAGAAGTGTGCGCTGTGCTGTCGCAATCGATGAGAATGAGCCGGTTATTGTTGATTTTGAAACGGTTGGACGAAGTGAAGAATGGAAACAGAATGTGCTGAAAAATGCTGCTGTTAAGTCAGCTCAACAAGAAATTGACAACGCAGGAAAACACAAACTAAAAATTTGGATGGTTGATCCGGGCGTAATGCTCGACCAGATTTTAATCGATTTGGGCGGCTGGAAGGGAAGTTATGCTTTCCCGAAGGAAACCAAATGCAAAAACTGA